In Sesamum indicum cultivar Zhongzhi No. 13 linkage group LG8, S_indicum_v1.0, whole genome shotgun sequence, the sequence aatttatacaaaatgtaatattgatTTACAATAGAAGATCTGACCACTAAATCCCTTAAATCAGTATAGCTTAATTACTACCATTTAGTATCTTCACATTTAGCGCATTAAAAAAATGCCCATGCAAAGAATAAAATTGGCCTCGATGCTTCCCATTATAATTGACCACGTTTCCTCGAACTAAAAGACATGGatacaaaatttcattaaagcGACATAAACATCATCATTGGTTAACTAGACTACTTGGAGTGGTACAGTGTGGTTATAATTTCAGTTATTtgcaagaataaaaaaatcaaaatttatcagaGGTAATCAAAAGGAGTAAATGAAAACGACAAGTTAATAGTTTctctaaaaatttgataagtcATCTCCATCACCACACTCTCAGATGCCACTCGAAGTGTTAATAATCTGAATAGAACCATACAGATACTTCACATAATAGTATTCCTTTCTGTAATACTGAAGACCATCAAACTGGTTTTAGGCATTAGCAAAAATCCATTTCCCTCTTGCCTTCTATGTTCTACTGATTGCCACCCTGATTGAACAGACGAGAAACGAGACCAACTTTCCACCAAGGTGTTGCTGGTAACGTCTCGTTCTTGCTGGATATAAGAGATGGGAGACCACTCTGGGCACCATTAGCAACTGATGTCATCTGTTTCGAACTTGTCCCTGACCTGCAGCACATATAGCCAAGACATCAAATTCTCCAAGCCGACTAAACAAGAGTCTGGCACTACGCCAACCACATAATAGTTATGGCAAACTGCAAACTTATTACAGATGCTGGACAATAACAAACAAGTAGGGCAGAGAAAGGTGAAAATGGACAGGAAAATTCAGACTAGTGCTCTTTATAAGATCGTTGAAGACTTTAACATAGAGCTATTAAAAGTTGCAATATTATGCAGTTGCAGATTCTAGTAGCCAACTGCAAAGAACACTGACTTCTGGTTGGATCATCTAAACTCCAAAAAGGTAAGAACATTTATCATCATAAAGTCATCACTCCAGATGGACCTCCTGGAGGACTAAACTAAACAATGTGCTGCTTTCATCTCTTGTTTTGCAAGCTGTTACAAGTTGCTCATAGAAAATGATGGGTGTGAGTTTAGAAAGGGTCAAGTGGTCTCGAGATGATGACAATCACACATTGATAACAAAGTCTACACGTTACAGCTTGCAAATTAAGTCCAACCAAACTTCAGTGACTTCTGACTCAAAAACCAAAACTGTGGGGAAAATCAGAATGCGTATTTTGAATAACCAAAGTACATCAACATGACTCCCTATTTTGTCACATCACAGTATTTGCCACAGGTAAATCACCGAGTTTCCACATACAAAAGAGACAACAAAACAAGGTCTATTTGATGCCTGGTCCATGCAAGACCCCTGTCCCCTTGGGATCAAGGTAGGTGGGTGGTGAAAAATCCTTGCCGACCCTACAATCCAACAATCAGTAGTCGACTGGAATAAACACAATGGTCAAAATGGTAGGACCACCCGTTTAACTATAGGGTATCCATAGAGTGCAGACTTCAAACTTCATCTGCTTCCTAAAACTATTAAATGCATAAAGGTGTCTGAAATAATCTAGGGAAAAGGACCTAACAGTAGAAAAATTTAACCATTTATCTAAGATATAACTGTAGACCTTTTAAGACTTCAGAATTTGTAGTGACATAAGATATGTATGCCCTATCCTGCACATCTACCTAACGCATGGAAATTGCGTCATATACAATTTGGCATAGTAGATGGCAAAGGTATTGGACATTGACATACTACTTTTCCTaccaatttatatttatcttggAATTTAATTTGGTAAACAGGGAAATACTGCAAAGTGATAACTGCATTGCAAATTGCATGCACAAACTTAAAAATCTACACTACGAACTCATTATCATTAAAGAAGGCAAAAATATTAGATACATACACTGGAGGCACCGGACCTTCATACGCAAATGTTGACACACCTTGTCTCTGCTTGTGCTTGGGATTAGCAGAGCATAAGACATACACACGCCCACGTCGCTTCACGGTGCGACAGAACTCACACATCTTTTTGACTGATGAACGAACCTTCATCCTACAATAAGCCGTGGAAATGTCCATCAGCATATCAAACATATAAGAATAAGATTCAATGAAAAATGTGTTAAGAGTTGTGCTTGAAACTATTCTACTATTGAAGAGAGTGTAAACAATACTAGGCGATTCAGAATCAATAAGGATTTTCTAAgagtttattgtaaaaataaaaaggctACCAAATTaccttgaagaaaaataagttttatgGTAATTTAGAGGACAGTATACGCACTTCTAAAAGCATGGACCGCATCTATGGTTTTatagattttcttttcctaaaTGACGAAGAAAACATGGATGCAATCCAGATGTTTTGAAGCGTAGATCATGTCCGCACTtcatactattattttataagaaaagaaaaacgagTTAGGCAAGGGCAGTCAGTCTGACAATGCCTCACATTAAGGCTGCATGCAATCAGCCTCACATTTGGATGAAGGTGCAGCTATGGATTATATCAATCTGACAACATCATCGGTCAAAAGCCAAATGAATCTTGAAGCTAATTAAGAAGAGGAGCGGTGTTAGCTCAACCATCCTCAACCCTCCTCTGTTTCAAAGCATATTTCTTTCAACCCTcttgtcaaattttaatatttttcacagtTTCAACACTTCTTCTAAACACCtaacttcttttttcaaagaaagaagaagaaattaatcTGAAGGTATGTCCACATTTTTTCGtcattgaaaaagaaaaagaataattctATAAAGTGTAGATCCACGCTGTTAAAATACTCTACAGCAGTTGGTTGGCTCTAAAACATCTTATGAGATGTTTCAAATAACTCACAAGCTCATACAAACAACAATTTaagttcaaataaaataaccaCCAAAAATCATTGGCTGTAGATAATGATTAAGCTTAAACCTCAACACTGGACACAGAGAAATCAGCAAGAGCAAGTCAGCCAACCCACAAACAAATGAACTTCAACTTCTACTTTGAGTAAGGTAATCCAAGATCAACTTGACCAACACAATTTACAAACATTAATAAAGTCTATAAGCATATCAAATGTTAAAGCCAAGAAAACAACCAGCAAAGCAAACAAGATTGCAGCACCCCcaaaagcataattaatataactaatGTAAATCAGAAAGCtagaaattaatgaaaagggaAATAACTTGGAATCATCTTGAGGCCTTCTGAATGAAAGAACTGTGCAAACCAAGCATACCATACCAGGACAACTCAATTTGAAACTTAAAATGCCATTTTAACAACACAATTATGCTTGGGCAACGAAGTTTATCCATATTCCTCCAGTCAATcaattataacatatattgCTTAATTTGCAGTACAGCAAACGGGCAGCACCATCTCTGGActcaaactaattaaaaatacctacTTATCAAACAAGAATCTGAAGAAGTATACATATACACCCAACAGAAATGCCATTTCTTGTACATATACCAGACCACATGGATgaaaccaaaagaaaacatcacacgaaatttaaaaagaaaaaagaaaaaaagggaccatcaaaatcattccaaaattCTACTCATATCCTCTGTTCTTCACCACTAGCAATTTCACAAATAAACAGTccaaaaatacagaaaatgagaaagaaaatccACCTTTGCGAAGAGTCTTGGCAGGCCGTGCGGAGGAGAAGGGGAGAGAATAGAAGAGAAGGGGAATTTGGGTCGGAGTCGGGTCGTAGGCTCTATTGCATTTGCTGCACTGACAGTAAATTGGGCCCGTAAGGCCCAACTCCGGGTGGGCAGTGGGAGACATACCTATTATACCTATACCTAGTCATGATGGACATTTGCAATTTAGtccctaaattttgaaactatCTAAATTCAATCCTCATATTTTACTAGTGTAATAGATTTAGTCATTCTTTTATAGCACAACAAAGTAATCTTGTATAtcattatgaataattacacaCTAAACTCAAAATATAACAAACATTTAGAGATACCTCAAATCCaccatttcatatatatattgtaagaATGTTATAGGCGaaggagaaaaaggaaatgtaCAAATAGGATCACTCTCttcacaattttattagaaaaaatgaaatctcCTCACTTAAGAAGCCGCATTTTTGCTTAGGATTGATTTGGTCGGGTTATATTATGCTCATTTCCATCCAATCCACcacttacattttttttagataaggTAAACTGATTTGGTACGATATGAGTTATTCAATGGATTATAGGGACAATTACACGCTTCTCTTTTGATGAGTTATTCAATGGATTATAGGGACAATTACACGCTTCTCTTTTGATggttagtgtaattatatgtaaaatttttataatttaaaaaattacatctaacatcTATGATATTTGTTTGTGACATATAAGTCCTGTCGTTAGTTAAGATTTAtccaattttgttgatattaataaaaaaatatatatttaccactaattttcttatttactgACTTATaacaggttaaataaatctttttatgcctacattaccctcatacgtcttcacgagttaatacatgtgaggagTTATATCTTTAGCGCTATAAAGATAGTTTAGtccgaaaaaattatttaacctgcagCAAGTCAGCTTTAAGTTAATCGAAcataaatatcaattctcattcatttttcttttttggttaatatcagcaaattttcGTTAatgaagaatttatttattagatggaagcaaactttaggATTATGGGTGTTAGATATAATGCTCAAGTTGTAGAAGGAGTATGTATTGATGGGTATGGTCTAAAAGTGATTGGCCCAGAAGAAAGTCAGTCAGCCCAAGGACGCTAGGCTTAGCCCAAGGACGCTAGGCTTAGCCCAAGGAGGAGCACCCTGCATGGTTCGACCCAAAAGGGAGGCCCACTAAGCTCAGCTCAAGAAAGAGCCCACCATACCAGAACCTGTCCAAGAAAGAAGCTTGGTCCATCAAAATTGGACCAAGAAGGAGGCCCAGTACGAAGGCCTACTGCACCTTTCTAAGGCTAGCCTAAGGGAAGGAAGGTGCCCTCAATGGGTTGGACTCTTCAGCCTAAGAAGGACTCTTGGCAAGGCAGGAGTCTTCACGAAGGAATCCTTCCTCATCCAAAGACGTGTTGCGCAAGGAGCGGATAAAGGGCGACCTTATCCACCAAAAGCCCCCTTTCCTTCTCGGATATGCAGCTCTCTCCAGAGTCCCTACGAAGAGGGGTtcctcctctataaatatggAAAGCACCCCTCAACAGACCTTCCCTTCCTATCAACATTCTGAGAACTCTCTTGCTGCTACTTTACCATTCTATAATTCGTGCTCTTGCATACGAAATTCTTATTtctatcataatttatttctgcatttatttatttttaaatccaggtctaatttaaaaatctaagtGCTAACGTGTTGTTTTGAAAGTCACTTTTCTCAAGTGCTTTTGCTCAATTGGCCCAAACACAACATCAAGATCCAAAAACTTTAAATTCATGCTAAAATTGCAcacacatataattataccaaaccttaTAGGAAGAAAATGCAATTATCACTTAATTATCATCATTCTTAAAAGAAGTGGGATTGACAATCCAAGTCCAACCCACATGAGGTTGAGATTGAGGATGATTAATCTTCCGTTGCCCAATTTGatctgaaattgaaaagagaaTGATTCAATATgctattctctctctctctctctcccaaaTCGTATTATGTTAAccacaattattttgttaacaaAAGTCCTCAATTTTATCATACATTAATTTATCCCATCccaccaaaattaaaatttgttggCCATAGTACCtcactcatttttctttcacgATCAGAAAATCCTTGTGCCGAACATAATGATTATTTGGTTAAGTTTTAGCGTATTTTCAAGAAACTGATTTTAgtgaaatcaaatattaatttaaaatttgcaaagtGCTTCTACAAAGCacaatatgattttaaaaaagttcTAAGCGTTGGTACAAATTGCCATCAGCACAAAGGTTATATCAACTAAGGAAGCCATATTAACTCCATAAAATAGAATcacacatataattataccaaaccttaTAGGAAGAAAATGCAATTATCACTTAATTATCATCATTCTTAAAAGAAGTGGGATTGACAATCCAAGTCCAACCCACATGAGGTTGAGATTGAGGATGATTAATCTTCCGTTGCCCAATTTGatctgaaattgaaaagagaaTGATTCAATATgctattctctctctctctctctcccaaaTCGTATTATGTTAAccacaattattttgttaacaaAAGTCCTCAATTTTATCATACATTAATTTATCCCATCccaccaaaattaaaatttgttggCCATAGTACCtcactcatttttctttcacgATCAGAAAATCCTTGTGCCGAACATAATGATTATTTGGTTAAGTTTTAGCGTATTTTCAAGAAACTGATTTTAgtgaaatcaaatattaatttaaaatttgcaaagtGCTTCTACAAAGCacaatatgattttaaaaaagttcTAAGCGTTGGTACAAATTGCCATCAGCACAAAGGTTATATCAACTAAGGAAGCCATATTAACTCCATAAAATAGAATGAAGCAAAGCAGAGAATgaacagacacacacacacacacacacacacacatacatacatacatgcatTCCCTATATTCCCACAAGTTATTGccattattgaattaaaatttagtgaCGAGGGTCTTAATCTTGTAAACACGCAGCAGAGGAAGATGATTAATCTACGGAAGGAAAACTGTGTCAAAAGTTGAGCAGAAAAGATTGATGGGAGGATTATTTTTAACATCTGGAGGAAGTGTTTTTCACTTGTACAACTTGTCGAGCTCATCCTTAAACTTGGCCTTCAATTGCTCCCTTTTTAGTTTGAGAGCGGCAGTCACCAGCCCAGATTCTGGAGTCCAGGGATCCGGCAGCAACTTGATCTTTGCTGGGATTTCGAACTTGTCCAGTTTTGCTGCTTTTGCTTCCTGTAATATTGCATAAAACAGCTCAGCCTTCAAAGAAGTTACAGGAATAAATGTTGTTCTTCTCATTTCTAGTATATGCATGCAACAAATGCAGTTGAAATGATCTGCAGTGAGACGAAAAAGTATCTGGCACTCGGACGACAAGAACACAAACAAGAACTCTAGGCTTGTGAGTGTTTGGGGAGGTGGTGGGTGGTGGAAGGACAGGACAATTACTTCCTTTGAACTGTTGCAGgtataatgaattttgaagGAAAGAAATATGCAGCAACCACTGGATTGTGTCTAACCTCAATTTGAATGTCTTGACATGAAACTTATTATTCTCATACAAGGGAAAGGAACAAACCTTGAGAAGTGACTGTTGGACCTCATTTTTAGCTTCTGCTTTCTCACACAACTCTGGGAAGTCATTGTACTTAATTCCAGATTCTTTGGCCCATCCTTCAAGGGTCTGACGTGCAGGCACAACTAGAGCAACACAAAAGTTGTGGTATGGATCTGCATAGACCATGATGTTTTCTACATACTTGCTCGAAACAAGTGCAGCCTCAACCTGCAAGAGCATCATCTTTGATCAGCAAATTTCTAGTTCATTTTAAAAACTGTGCAGGCAAGAGCGAGGCAGACAAAAGAAACGAGACATCATGTTTGACAGAGACAggcaataatttttcatggtAAACTTGATTCCATCAACTCTCAAATAAAAGCATGTTAAGCACCTTGCCAAGCGAGATGTATTCCCCGTGTTGAAGCTTCACAATATCCTTCTTCCTGTCGATAATCTCGAGGCATCCATCTGGGTGAAACCTTCCAATATCACCAGTATAGAACCAATGCATGCCTTTTTCATCAACCTATATAAGCAAAATAAGGAATTGATTAGAAATAGATAGCGGCTTTAAGCAGTCACTATATGAATTTAGGAGAACGTCTCTGCACCTTGTACACTTCTGCAGTTTTGGCATCATTACTGAAGTAACCAGCAGTCACACTGGCCCCACCAACAACAACCTCTCCTCGTGGCATAGGCTTATCAGATATTGTGTAACCACCTTCTTCCCAAGAAACAAGCTGCCGAGATGAAATCAAGCCCAAATCAGAAAAGCAGGCAAAGCCAAAAACTGTTCTGTTTCCACAAGATTTCAACTATTCAAAGTATAAGTAGTTTCATCTGCCCCTTGTTATCTTCTTCAAATCTTTTCTGGGGGCATATCTTTGGACAGGAGCCCTCCGGACCAAAAAAAACTAGATGTTTCGCATATTAAATCTTGCCAGCCACCCGCGGACACAGGCACAAGCATTTGTATATACGgataatatgtaattaatgcAACAAATTAGAGCAAGGCAACTCATAACTCAGTTAACTCACACGCCTCTATGAgattataactaatatttgcACAGGATGGCATTGACTTCAAAGTCTAATGTTCAGAAAGTATTATTTACAGATGTTTGTGCCTGTGCACAGAATGACATTgccacacaacacacacacacacatatatatatatatatacaagacaAATAGACACACATTAAATCCCAACAATGCACTAAATGCAGCAAGAACTCCATTAACTTGCCTACCcctataatgaaattaaaactaattcTCACCCAGAATGACATGGATTTCGAAGTCTAATGTTCAAAAGGTATTGTGGAATAAAAAGATTCAACAATCCAATCGTATGTATGGTCACTTCAGGAAGCATATTTGCAAACAAGTATTCTTCCGTGTTATAGAGGCAAACAACTTCTGGTAAAGATTGTTGCAGAAGCTACTACAACAGATCTTAGAAGGTTTGTTTGTTACAGAAGCTACTACAGATATCAGAAGGTTTGTTTATGATGTTAAGTATTTCagaaatgatattttaaactATGAATAAAGCATGTATTCAATTcagaaattcaaagaaaaatacactCGATTCAGATCAAATGAGCTTTGCAATTCCAAGCAGGGAGATGAgagctttatttttttatcaagtaATTTATCAGCGTATTCAGGAAATATACCTTGATGTAGCaagaaggaagaggaggaCCAACACGCCCAACAGAAATGTCATCCCACTCTGAAAATGCAGCACCAGCACATGTTTCTGTCAGGCCATATCCTTGACCAATGGGAGCCCTGGAAAAGAGAAGCAGGCACTAACGTGAAAGAACTATCTAATGTACGTTGATAACAATTCATCAAAGCCTGCAGCAGAAGCAAGCTACTCTATAAGCTGGGTGAGTTAAACATACAGCTAAGCaggttatattattatttctatataatCAAACTCTAATAGAAATTACCCCATGCAAATGTTGATAAATCTTTGTGTATCTCCAGATAAAGGAGCTCCACCACAAAGCATGAATCGAATTTCTCCTCCAAGGATAGaccttatctttttaaaaacaaCTATATCCCACAACAGAGCTTCTACTCCCCATGCCCCAAACCAGCTTCCTTCAATTGCCACCAGCCGGCGACTGTAAGCAATCTTGAAAAGTTTCTTAACAATACCTCCTTTCTCCTCAACCTAAGACATAAACAAGATTAAGAAGAGAGTAGTAGAAACTCTTTAGCCTTTTAAAGCTTCAGATAGACATAATGTGTtttaatgataagaaaaagtGCACCGCCTAGATAACCTTCTTCACAACACCATCTCTGACACGGTCAAGTATAGCGGGAACAGCTGCCATCAACGTAGGCTTTAACACAGAGGCATCTCCCTTggttcctttttttattttgttggatGTGTCTGTCAACGTCAGTGCCGAGCCATAACCAATTGCAGCACCCGCAGTTAACATGACAGTCTGTAGAAAAAACCATCTTAGCTCGCTGCAATATTCAGCCTTGATCACAAAGAAGACTTTCAATTAACATATTACCTCAGCAGCTAGTTCGAATACATGAGCTAGAGGCAAGTATGCTAAGTAGACATCCTTTCTTCCAATGCTCGGGATCACAGTCATAACTGCTGCCGCAGTGGCCACAATATTGCCATGAGTCATCATAACACCCTACagattaaattgataaaatcatgTTAGCAAGAATCCTGCTGTAGGAGAAGCCAATTGCACaatcaaaaaatttgtaaCAAACAATAAGTACCAGGCATAAgttcatctaaattttaatgCAATGACAGGTCAGAATCTGGAAAGTTAAAAGTACTCATAAACTATacctttactttttttataatacacTCACTTGTTCCCATAACATCTCACCGCCTTCTCACATCAATAAAGAATTTGCTTTAGTGTTGCATGGACATCACTATTTATACTCGATaagatataaattaaaatatacgattggtcaattattttatgtatattacgAGGTCATTTACTATATTTCCCACTTTCTTTGTGAATGGACAGCAAGTTGGAATACAAAATAGATAACAGCTGAATATAAACAAGGTTTCTAGGCAGGATCACATTTATCTCCACCAAAgataaatatgttatatatatatatatatatatgacaagaTTTTTAGGGGTGATCATATTTATCTCCACCAAAGATGAGACTCACTACCTTTGGGAGGCCTGTGCTGCCACTTGTGTACATTATCACAGCAATGTCTTTC encodes:
- the LOC105167408 gene encoding long chain acyl-CoA synthetase 8, whose amino-acid sequence is MMSESAESNLNTNTMKNVGISDYLSIFKDNGTYGVTCAVIVAIVTPILLSLVLQGRKKLKQRGVPVQVGGEAGFAVRNARFPKLVEVPWEGATTMAALFEQSCKRYSQQNFLGTRKVIAKDLVTSSDGRKFEKLHLGEYQWETYRQIFDRACNFASGLLKLGHDVDTRAAIFSETRAEWLIAFQACFRQNITVVTIYASLGDDALIHSLNETQVTTLICDSKQLKKLAALSSSLTTLRNIIYFDDEDSSSGSTVTQESGNWQVSSFSEVEKLGRNNPAQPNLPIKKDIAVIMYTSGSTGLPKGVMMTHGNIVATAAAVMTVIPSIGRKDVYLAYLPLAHVFELAAETVMLTAGAAIGYGSALTLTDTSNKIKKGTKGDASVLKPTLMAAVPAILDRVRDGVVKKVEEKGGIVKKLFKIAYSRRLVAIEGSWFGAWGVEALLWDIVVFKKIRSILGGEIRFMLCGGAPLSGDTQRFINICMGAPIGQGYGLTETCAGAAFSEWDDISVGRVGPPLPSCYIKLVSWEEGGYTISDKPMPRGEVVVGGASVTAGYFSNDAKTAEVYKVDEKGMHWFYTGDIGRFHPDGCLEIIDRKKDIVKLQHGEYISLGKVEAALVSSKYVENIMVYADPYHNFCVALVVPARQTLEGWAKESGIKYNDFPELCEKAEAKNEVQQSLLKEAKAAKLDKFEIPAKIKLLPDPWTPESGLVTAALKLKREQLKAKFKDELDKLYK
- the LOC110012389 gene encoding uncharacterized protein LOC110012389, encoding MKVRSSVKKMCEFCRTVKRRGRVYVLCSANPKHKQRQGVSTFAYEGPVPPVSGTSSKQMTSVANGAQSGLPSLISSKNETLPATPWWKVGLVSRLFNQGGNQ